Proteins co-encoded in one Pseudoliparis swirei isolate HS2019 ecotype Mariana Trench chromosome 7, NWPU_hadal_v1, whole genome shotgun sequence genomic window:
- the bnip3la gene encoding BCL2 interacting protein 3 like a, whose amino-acid sequence MSTAAAQQNNNEEPGLHGSWIELELNGNTGTQALHAVQANVPETPAEDLINANAGMSQTLQTLEGVPETDETLIGGLEHVPSSSSIHNGEMENILLDAQHESSQNSSSCNSPHRPPSPDQDEGQITFDVEMPSPRDSQSGDDSAEKDREEDILMNKEVDWVADWSSRPENVPPKEFNFRHPRRSVSLSIRKSGVMKKGGIFSAEFLKVFIPSLLISHIVALGLGVYIGKRIATASTSSY is encoded by the exons ATGTCTACCGCTGCTGCTCAACAAAACAATAACGAGGAGCCCGGGCTTCACG GCTCTTGGATAGAGCTGGAGCTGAATGGGAACACAGGGACCCAGGCCTTGCATGCCGTGCAGGCCAATGTTCCAGAGACACCTGCTGAAGACCTAATAAATGCAAATGCTGGCATGAGTCAAACTCTACAGACCTTGGAAGGGGTGCCTGAGACTGATGAAACACTGATTGGAGGACTAGAGCATgtgccctcgtcctcctcgatCCACAATGGAGAAATGGAAAATATTCTCCTGGATGCACAGCATGAATCCAGCCAGAATAGCTCCTCCTGTAACAG TCCTCACAGGCCACCAAGTCCAGATCAGGATGAGGGTCAGATAACTTTTGATGTTGAGATGCCTAGCCCAAGAGATAGTCAG TCAGGTGACGATAGTGcagagaaggacagagaggaagacatcCTGATGAACAAAGAAGTAGACTGGGTCGCTGACTGGTCCAGCAGACCAGAAAACGTTCCACCAAA GGAGTTCAACTTCAGGCACCCACGACGTTCAGTATCTCTCAGCATTAGAAAGAGTGGGGTCATGAAGAAAGGTGGCATCTTCTCAGCTGAATTCCTCAAAGTCTTCATCCCTTCCTTACTCATCTCGCACATTGTCGCTCTTGGCCTCGG ggTGTACATTGGGAAGAGAATTGCCACAGCCTCCACCAGCTCTTATTGA
- the vps33a gene encoding vacuolar protein sorting-associated protein 33A isoform X2: MFTLKSGRLPPADVKNIIFFIRPRLELMDIIAENVLSEAKMQSSRDFHILFVPRRSMLCEQRLKEQGVLASFINIDEYILDLIPYDGDLLSMEYESAFRECYLENDQTSLYHTAKGLINLQALYGTIPQIYGKGECARHVANMMLRMKREFAGSQNQILPVFDTLLLLDRNVDLLTPLATQLTYEGLIDEIYGITSGYVKLPPEKFAQKKQGEASKDLPTEPKKLQLNSAEELYAEIRDKNFNAVGAALSKKAKIISAAFEGRHNAKTVGEIKQFVSQLPHMQAARSSLANHTSIAELIKDLTTSEAFFDNLTVEQEFMTGVETDKVNTYIEDCIAQKEPLIKILRLMCMQSVCNNGLKQKVFDYYKREILQTYGYEHILTLNNLEKTSLLKPQTSSRNNYPTIRKTLKLWLEDANEQNPNDISYVYSGYAPLSVRLTQVLARPGWRSIEEVLKMLPGPHFEERQQLPAGLHKKRQQGENRTTLVFFLGGVTYAEIAALRFLSQMEDSGMEYIIATTKLLNGTTWIKSLMDRPESQIS, encoded by the exons ATGTTCACCCTCAAGAGTGGCAGGCTCCCCCCCGCTGACGTCAAAAATATCATTTTCTTTATTCGTCCAAGACTGGAGCTCATGGACATCATTGCTGAGAATGTATTGAG TGAGGCCAAGATGCAGTCGTCACGAGACTTCCACATTTTGTTTGTGCCTCGGCGGAGCATGCTGTGTGAACAGCGGCTGAAGGAGCAGGGTGTGTTGGCCTCCTTCATCAACATTGACGAGTATATCCTGGACCTGATCCCCTATGATGGCGACCTGCTCTCCATGGAGTATGAAAGTGCTTTCAGG GAGTGCTACCTAGAAAATGACCAAACAAGTCTTTACCACACAGCAAAAGGCCTCATAAACTTACAGGCACTGTATGGCACCATTCCTCAGATATATGGGAAAGGAGAGTGTGCTCGA CATGTTGCCAACATGATGTTGCGAATGAAGCGGGAGTTTGCCGGCAGTCAGAATCAGATCCTTCCAGTGTTCGATACTCTGCTCCTCCTGGACCGTAATGTTGACCTGCTCACCCCTCTGGCCACACAGCTCACCTACGAAGGTCTCATTGACGAGATCTATGGGATAACTAGCG GTTATGTGAAGTTGCCTCCTGAGAAGTTTGCGCAGAAAAAGCAAGGTGAAGCGAGTAAAGACTTACCCACAGAGCCCAAGAAGTTACAGCTCAACTCGGCAGAGGAACTGTACGCAGAAATACGGGACAAAAACTTCAACGCTGTCGGAGCAGCGCTCAGCAAGAAGGCCAAAATAATTTCAGCAGCCTTTGAG gGGCGCCACAATGCGAAAACAGTGGGAGAAATAAAGCAGTTTGTGTCTCAGTTGCCCCACATGCAGGCAGCTCGGAGCTCGCTGGCCAACCACACTTCCATAGCAGAGCTGATCAAGGATCTCACCA CATCTGAGGCATTCTTTGATAATCTAACAGTGGAGCAGGAGTTTATGACTGGAGTCGAAACAGACAAG GTGAACACATATATCGAAGACTGCATCGCCCAAAAGGAGCCACTGATCAAGATACTGCGTCTGATGTGTATGCAGTCCGTCTGCAACAACGGCCTCAAGCAGAAGGTGTTCGACTACTATAAGAGGGAGATTCTCCAG ACTTATGGTTATGAACACATCCTGACACTGAACAACCTAGAGAAGACAAGTCTGTTGAAACCACAGACGAGCTCAAGGAATAACTACCCCACCATAAGAAAAACCCTCAAACTGTGGCTGGAGGACGCCAATGAACAG AATCCCAACGACATCTCCTATGTGTACAGTGGCTATGCTCCACTCAGCGTTCGACTGACCCAGGTCTTGGCCAGGCCCGGCTGGCGTAGCATCGAAGAGGTGCTGAAGATGCTTCCGGGCCCACACTTTGAGGAGAGACAGCAGCTGCCCGCCGGCCTTCACAAGAAGC GTCAGCAGGGGGAGAACCGGACAACGCTGGTGTTCTTCCTCGGTGGAGTGACGTATGCAGAAATAGCCGCTCTTCGTTTCCTCTCTCAAATGGAAGACAGTGGGATGGAGTATATTATAGCCACCACAAAACTCCTAAATGGTACAACTTGGATCAAATCTCTCATGGACCGGCCGGAATCCCAGATTTCCTGA
- the vps33a gene encoding vacuolar protein sorting-associated protein 33A isoform X1: MAAHLSYGRVNLNILREVARKDLREFLDKCAGSKAIVWDEYLTGPFGLIAQYSLLKEHEVEKMFTLKSGRLPPADVKNIIFFIRPRLELMDIIAENVLSEAKMQSSRDFHILFVPRRSMLCEQRLKEQGVLASFINIDEYILDLIPYDGDLLSMEYESAFRECYLENDQTSLYHTAKGLINLQALYGTIPQIYGKGECARHVANMMLRMKREFAGSQNQILPVFDTLLLLDRNVDLLTPLATQLTYEGLIDEIYGITSGYVKLPPEKFAQKKQGEASKDLPTEPKKLQLNSAEELYAEIRDKNFNAVGAALSKKAKIISAAFEGRHNAKTVGEIKQFVSQLPHMQAARSSLANHTSIAELIKDLTTSEAFFDNLTVEQEFMTGVETDKVNTYIEDCIAQKEPLIKILRLMCMQSVCNNGLKQKVFDYYKREILQTYGYEHILTLNNLEKTSLLKPQTSSRNNYPTIRKTLKLWLEDANEQNPNDISYVYSGYAPLSVRLTQVLARPGWRSIEEVLKMLPGPHFEERQQLPAGLHKKRQQGENRTTLVFFLGGVTYAEIAALRFLSQMEDSGMEYIIATTKLLNGTTWIKSLMDRPESQIS, from the exons ATGGCTGCCCACCTATCGTACGGTAGAGtcaatttaaacattttgagAGAAGTAGCACGAAAAGACCTTCGAGAGTTTTTGGACAAATGTGCGGGAAGCAAG GCCATCGTTTGGGATGAATACCTGACGGGACCTTTTGGATTGATAGCACAGTACTCTCTACTGAAG GAACATGAAGTGGAGAAGATGTTCACCCTCAAGAGTGGCAGGCTCCCCCCCGCTGACGTCAAAAATATCATTTTCTTTATTCGTCCAAGACTGGAGCTCATGGACATCATTGCTGAGAATGTATTGAG TGAGGCCAAGATGCAGTCGTCACGAGACTTCCACATTTTGTTTGTGCCTCGGCGGAGCATGCTGTGTGAACAGCGGCTGAAGGAGCAGGGTGTGTTGGCCTCCTTCATCAACATTGACGAGTATATCCTGGACCTGATCCCCTATGATGGCGACCTGCTCTCCATGGAGTATGAAAGTGCTTTCAGG GAGTGCTACCTAGAAAATGACCAAACAAGTCTTTACCACACAGCAAAAGGCCTCATAAACTTACAGGCACTGTATGGCACCATTCCTCAGATATATGGGAAAGGAGAGTGTGCTCGA CATGTTGCCAACATGATGTTGCGAATGAAGCGGGAGTTTGCCGGCAGTCAGAATCAGATCCTTCCAGTGTTCGATACTCTGCTCCTCCTGGACCGTAATGTTGACCTGCTCACCCCTCTGGCCACACAGCTCACCTACGAAGGTCTCATTGACGAGATCTATGGGATAACTAGCG GTTATGTGAAGTTGCCTCCTGAGAAGTTTGCGCAGAAAAAGCAAGGTGAAGCGAGTAAAGACTTACCCACAGAGCCCAAGAAGTTACAGCTCAACTCGGCAGAGGAACTGTACGCAGAAATACGGGACAAAAACTTCAACGCTGTCGGAGCAGCGCTCAGCAAGAAGGCCAAAATAATTTCAGCAGCCTTTGAG gGGCGCCACAATGCGAAAACAGTGGGAGAAATAAAGCAGTTTGTGTCTCAGTTGCCCCACATGCAGGCAGCTCGGAGCTCGCTGGCCAACCACACTTCCATAGCAGAGCTGATCAAGGATCTCACCA CATCTGAGGCATTCTTTGATAATCTAACAGTGGAGCAGGAGTTTATGACTGGAGTCGAAACAGACAAG GTGAACACATATATCGAAGACTGCATCGCCCAAAAGGAGCCACTGATCAAGATACTGCGTCTGATGTGTATGCAGTCCGTCTGCAACAACGGCCTCAAGCAGAAGGTGTTCGACTACTATAAGAGGGAGATTCTCCAG ACTTATGGTTATGAACACATCCTGACACTGAACAACCTAGAGAAGACAAGTCTGTTGAAACCACAGACGAGCTCAAGGAATAACTACCCCACCATAAGAAAAACCCTCAAACTGTGGCTGGAGGACGCCAATGAACAG AATCCCAACGACATCTCCTATGTGTACAGTGGCTATGCTCCACTCAGCGTTCGACTGACCCAGGTCTTGGCCAGGCCCGGCTGGCGTAGCATCGAAGAGGTGCTGAAGATGCTTCCGGGCCCACACTTTGAGGAGAGACAGCAGCTGCCCGCCGGCCTTCACAAGAAGC GTCAGCAGGGGGAGAACCGGACAACGCTGGTGTTCTTCCTCGGTGGAGTGACGTATGCAGAAATAGCCGCTCTTCGTTTCCTCTCTCAAATGGAAGACAGTGGGATGGAGTATATTATAGCCACCACAAAACTCCTAAATGGTACAACTTGGATCAAATCTCTCATGGACCGGCCGGAATCCCAGATTTCCTGA
- the ppp2r2aa gene encoding serine/threonine-protein phosphatase 2A 55 kDa regulatory subunit B alpha isoform, whose product MAGAGGGTSDVQWCFSQVKGAIDDDVAEADIISTVEFNHSGELLATGDKGGRVVIFQQEPESKNQPQCRGEYNVYSTFQSHEPEFDYLKSLEIEEKINKIRWLPQNAAQFLLSTNDKTIKLWKISERDKRPEGYNLKEEDGRYRDLNTVTTLRVPIFKPMDLMVEASPRRVFANAHTYHINSISVNSDCETYLSADDLRINLWNLDITDRSFNIVDIKPANMEELTEVITAAEFHPNQCNTFVYSSSKGTIRLCDMRASALCDKHAKQFEEPEDPNNRSFFSEIISSISDVKFSHSGRYMMTRDYLSVKIWDLNMESRPVETYQVHEYLRSKLCSLYENDCIFDKFECCWNGNDSVVMTGSYNNFFRMFDRVYRQDVTLEASRENSKPRSVLKPRKVSTGGKRKKDEISVDSLDFNKKILHTAWHPLDNIIAVATTNNLYIFQEKLN is encoded by the exons ATGGCAG GAGCCGGTGGTGGGACCAGTGATGTGCAGTGGTGCTTTTCCCAAGTCAAAGGAGCGATTGACGATGATGTCGCAGAAG CTGACATCATATCTACTGTTGAATTCAACCACTCTGGGGAGCTGCTAGCCACCGGAGATAAAGGGGGCCGTGTTGTCATCTTCCAGCAGGAGCCAGAG AGTAAGAATCAGCCACAGTGCAGAGGAGAGTACAATGTTTACAGCACCTTCCAGAGCCATGAACCTGAATTTGACTACCTAAAAAGCCTTGAGATTGAGGAGAAGATCAACAAGATTCGTTGGTTGCCTCAGAACGCAGCACAGTTTCTTTTGTCTACAAATG ACAAAACCATAAAGCTGTGGAAAATTAGTGAGCGTGACAAGAGACCAGAGGGCTACAATTTGAAGGAAGAAGATGGGCGTTACAGGGATCTCAATACTGTCACAACACTACGG GTACCAATATTCAAGCCCATGGACTTGATGGTGGAAGCCAGCCCCAGGCGGGTGTTTGCGAACGCACACACCTACCACATCAACTCCATCTCAGTCAACAGTGATTGTGAGACCTACCTGTCTGCAGATGACCTGCGCATCAACCTATGGAATCTGGACATCACCGATCGCAGCTTTA ATATTGTTGACATTAAGCCAGCCAATATGGAGGAGTTGACCGAGGTGATAACAGCAGCGGAGTTCCACCCCAACCAATGTAACACTTTTGTCTACAGCAGCAGCAAGGGCACCATCCGCTTGTGTGACATGAGGGCATCAGCACTGTGTGACAAGCACGCCAAAC aGTTTGAAGAGCCAGAGGATCCAAACAATCGTTCGTTCTTCTCTGAAATCATCTCATCCATCTCTGATGTGAAGTTCAGCCACAGTGGACGCTACATGATGACCCGAGACTACCTGTCCGTCAAAATCTGGGATCTCAATATGGAGTCCCGGCCAGTAGAGACATATCAG GTGCATGAATATCTCAGGAGTAAACTGTGTTCCCTCTATGAGAATGACTGCATCTTCGACAAGTTTGAGTGCTGTTGGAATGGGAACGACAG CGTTGTGATGACCGGTTCCTACAACAACTTCTTCAGGATGTTTGATCGAGTCTATCGGCAGGATGTAACCCTAGAGGCGTCGCGGGAGAACAGCAAGCCCAGATCTGTCCTGAAACCTCGCAAAGTAAGCACAGGTGGGAAGCGCAAAAAGGACGAGATCAGTGTAGACAGTCTGGACTTTAACAAGAAGATCCTCCACACCGCCTGGCATCCTCTGGACAACATCATTGCTGTGGCCACGACcaacaatctgtacatattCCAGGAAAAACTGAACTAG